Proteins co-encoded in one Arachis hypogaea cultivar Tifrunner chromosome 13, arahy.Tifrunner.gnm2.J5K5, whole genome shotgun sequence genomic window:
- the LOC112738008 gene encoding transmembrane 9 superfamily member 10-like: MATKGNLARHLWLWISVYFMLHVNVHHGTCFYLPGVAPEDFHKGDILRVKVNKLTSTKTQLPYSYYSLPYCRPNQIVDSAENLGEVLRGDRIENSPYEFKMREPQMCTIVCRLTLNAKTAAEFKEKIDDEYRVNMILDNLPLVVPLRRPDQESSLVYLHGFLIGLKGQYAGTKDEKHFIHNHLTFVVKYHRDPVTEMSRIVGFEVKPFSVRHEYEGNFDENTRLTTCDPHARKLVSGSEDPQVVEENKEIIFTYDVEFQESDVKWASRWDSYLLMADEQIHWFSIINSLMIVLFLSGMVAMIMLRTLYRDISKYNQLETQEEAQEETGWKLVHGDVFRPPSNSDLLCVYVGTGVQFFGMILVTMIFAALGFLSPSNRGGLMTAMLLLWALMGLCGGYSSARLYKLFKGTEWKSITLKTAFMFPGIAFAIFFVLNALIWGQKSSGAVPFGTMFALVFLWFGISVPLVIVGGHIGYKKTVIEDPVKTNKIARQIPEQAWYMNPAFSILIGGILPFGAVFIELFFILTSIWLHQFYYLFGFLFIVFVILIITCAEITIVLCYFQLCSEDYLWWWRSYLTSGSSALYLFLYAAFYFFTKLEITKPVSGVLYFGYMLLLSYAFFVVTGTIGFYACFWFVRLIYSSVKID; this comes from the exons ATGGCGACGAAAGGAAATCTTGCACGTCATCTATGGCTATGGATCTCTGTGTATTTCATGCTCCATGTTAATGTCCACCATGGAACTTGTTTTTACCTTCCTGGTGTTGCACCAGAGGATTTCCATAAG GGTGACATTTTGAGGGTTAAAGTGAACAAATTGACTTCTACAAAAACGCAACTTCCATACTCCTATTATTCACTGCCTTATTGTCGTCCAAATCAAATTGTTGATAGTGCTGAGAATCTTGGGGAAGTTCTTCGCGGTGACCGCATCGAAAACTCTCCCTATGAG TTTAAAATGCGAGAGCCGCAGATGTGCACTATTGTTTGCCGTCTAACTCTTAATGCAAAAACAGCCGCAGAGTTCAAGGAAAAGATAGATGATGAATATCGTGTGAACAT GATTTTGGACAATCTACCTTTAGTAGTTCCTCTACGAAGGCCTGATCAGGAGTCTTCCTTAGTTTATCTGCATGGCTTCCTCATCGGTCTCAAAGGACAGTATGCTGGA ACCAAAGACGAAAAGCACTTTATCCATAACCACTTAACCTTTGTGGTTAAGTATCACAGAGATCCAGTGACAGAGATGTCAAGAATCGTAGGCTTTGAGGTTAAACCTTTCAG TGTGAGGCATGAATACGAAGGTAATTTTGATGAGAACACCCGCTTAACAACGTGCGATCCGCATGCAAGAAAGTTAGTTTCTGGATCTGAAGATCCTCAAGTggttgaagaaaacaaggaaataatCTTTACTTATGATGTTGAGTTCCAG GAAAGCGACGTGAAATGGGCGTCTCGCTGGGATTCGTATCTTCTGATGGCAGACGAACAAATTCACTGGTTTTCGATCATTAATTCTTTAATGATTGTACTTTTCCTTTCGGGAATGGTGGCAATGATAATGTTGAGGACGCTTTACCGCGATATCTCCAAGTACAATCAATTAGAGACACAGGAAGAAGCTCAGGAAGAGACAGGGTGGAAGCTAGTCCACGGAGATGTTTTCAGGCCTCCATCAAACTCAGACTTGCTGTGTGTGTATGTGGGAACAGGTGTTCAGTTTTTCGGAATGATTCTTGTCACAATGATATTTGCCGCACTTGGATTTCTTTCGCCGTCAAACAGAGGTGGTTTGATGACAGCAATGCTATTGCTCTGGGCCCTTATGGGGCTCTGTGGCGGATACTCGTCGGCGCGCCTTTATAAGCTGTTCAAGGGAACGGAATGGAAAAGCATAACTCTCAAGACGGCCTTCATGTTCCCAGGCATTGCCTTCGCAATATTCTTTGTGCTAAATGCTTTAATTTGGGGCCAGAAGTCGTCCGGGGCAGTTCCATTTGGAACAATGTTTGCTCTCGTCTTCTTATGGTTCGGCATCTCGGTACCACTGGTAATAGTCGGTGGTCACATCGGCTACAAGAAGACAGTGATTGAGGACCCCGTAAAGACCAACAAGATAGCGAGGCAGATACCGGAACAAGCCTGGTACATGAACCCTGCCTTCTCTATCCTAATTGGAGGCATACTACCATTTGGTGCTGTCTTCATTGAGCTTTTCTTTATCCTCACTTCTATCTGGCTACATCAATTTTACTATCTTTTTGGCTTCTTGTTCATCGTCTTTGTCATCCTCATCATCACCTGTGCTGAGATCACAATAGTTCTTTGCTACTTCCAGCTATGCAGTGAGGACTACCTCTGGTGGTGGAGGTCATATCTCACTTCTGGTTCCTCTGCACTCTACCTTTTCCTATATGCTGCATTTTATTTCTTCACAAAACTTGAGATCACTAAACCGGTATCTGGAGTCCTTTACTTCGGTTACATGCTGCTTCTTTCGTATGCTTTCTTCGTTGTGACCGGTACAATCGGTTTCTATGCATGCTTCTGGTTCGTAAGGCTAATCTACTCCTCTGTGAAAATTGACTGA